The proteins below are encoded in one region of Sporosarcina sp. FSL K6-1508:
- a CDS encoding phage holin family protein, whose protein sequence is MGGFYLGQLEIVHMYLFGGVKFLHFLLILMALDIITGIFKAYKNENLWSRKSLFGYARKMLVLVMVIMANIIDQILGMNGAVTYATVLFYIVNEALSIMENMAELGVLVPAGLASKLKVIESGNQSFSEELREELIGSKVDHQLNVAKIDNRISAKVDELIDIQNEKSSEGYTKDEG, encoded by the coding sequence ATGGGAGGTTTTTATTTGGGTCAGTTGGAAATCGTACACATGTATTTGTTTGGGGGAGTTAAGTTTCTCCACTTTTTATTAATCTTAATGGCGCTTGATATTATCACAGGTATTTTCAAAGCATACAAGAACGAAAATTTGTGGAGTCGAAAAAGTCTGTTCGGCTACGCAAGAAAAATGTTAGTTCTCGTTATGGTTATCATGGCCAACATCATTGATCAAATACTAGGTATGAACGGAGCAGTTACATATGCGACCGTTCTTTTTTATATCGTCAATGAAGCATTATCCATCATGGAAAACATGGCCGAACTAGGGGTACTTGTTCCGGCGGGATTAGCTTCTAAATTAAAAGTCATCGAATCCGGCAATCAATCTTTTTCTGAAGAGCTAAGAGAAGAACTGATTGGTTCGAAAGTAGACCATCAATTAAATGTAGCTAAGATTGATAATCGTATTAGTGCAAAAGTGGATGAATTGATTGATATTCAAAATGAGAAATCGAGCGAAGGCTACACAAAGGATGAGGGTTGA